A segment of the uncultured Desulfobulbus sp. genome:
AATATCGGCGGGCAGTTCCACCTCAACCGCCTCGCTCTGTTTTTCTTCGGACTGGCCCACGGCAAAGAGGTTCATCTGACCGCTGAGCCGGTCGCGCTGAATGGCCTTGGCCTGTTCCAGGCACCGCTCAAGAACTGCCATGTACTGGGCTCGTTTGCCCCCCATGGAGTCAAAGGCTCCAGCCTTGATCAGCGACTCGATGACCTTACGGTTGACCTTGGAGCTGTCGATACGGCTGGCAAAATCACTGAGCGAGCGGTAATGCCCGTTGGTTTCCCGTTCCTCGATGATGGAATCCAAGGCCGCGCCACCCACGTTCTTCACCGCAGCCAGACCAAAGCGAACCCGGTCATTGATAACCGTAAAGTCCTTGAATGACTCGTTGATATCCGGAGGCAGCACCTCGATGTTCATGGAGCGGCACTCGTTGATATACTTCACCACCTTGTCGGTGTTGTCGTAATCGCAGGAGAGCAGGGCCGCCAGAAATTGCGAGGGATAATGGGCCTTGAGATACGCGGTCTGGTAGGCCACCAGGGCGTAGGCCGCCGAGTGCGACTTGTTAAATCCGTAGCCCGCAAATTTGGCCATCAGGTCAAAGATGTAGGTGGCCTTGTCCTCCGGGACATTGAGCTTCTTGGCACCCGCCATGAACTTTCCACGCTCGGTCTCCATAACCTCGGGAATCTTCTTTCCCATGGCACGGCGCAGAATATCCGCATCCCCCAGGCTGTAGCCCGCCAGGATGTTGGAGATCTTCATAACCTGTTCCTGGTAGACGATAACTCCGTAGGTCTCCTGGAGCACCTCCTTGATCTGGGGCAGGGGATAGTCCGGTGGCCGTCTGCCGTGTTTGGTCTCGACAAAGGTGTCGACCATACCCGAGTCCAGTGGTCCCGGACGGTAAAGGGCCACCAGGGCGATCAGGTCAGTGAACTGCTCGGGTGCCATCTTGATTAGGAGCTCGCGCATACCGTCACTCTCCAGCTGGAACACGCCCAGGGAGTCACCGCGGCAGAGCAGATCATAGGTCTTGGGATCATCCATGGGGATCTTTTTCAGATCCACATCGCGGTCCAGGTCAAACTTGATCAGCTTCAGCGCCCGATCGATCACGGTCAGGGTCTTGAGGCCGAGAAAGTCGAACTTGATCAGTCCGGTTTTCTCGGTGTACTTCATGGCGTACTGGGTCAGGATCTCCTTGTTGGGGCCCACACAGACCGGCAGATACTCGACCATGGGTTCCGGGGAGACCACCACGCCCGCCGCATGGGTGGACTTATGGCGGGAAAGCCCTTCCAGGGTCTGGGAGATTTTGAGCAGCTCCCGAACATCGGGATCCTTCATGGCCTCCCGCAGGCGGGGTTCCTTGTCGATGGCCTTTTTGATGGTGATCTTCATCTCCTCAGGCACCAGCTTGGCGATACGGTCCACCACCGGCAGAGGAATGTCCAGCACCCGGCCTACATCGCGCAGAACCGCGCGGGCCTTCATTGAACCGTAGGCCACGATCTGGGCCACATGGGCATCACCACCGTAGCGCCTGCGCACATAATCGATGACCTCATCACGCCGTTCCTTACAGAAGTCGACGTCAAAGTCAGGCATGGAGACACGCTCAACGTTGAGAAACCGCTCAAAAAGCAGACCGTAAGGGATGGGGTCAATATCGGTGATGGACATACAAAAGGCGGCGATACTGCCCGCACCCGAACCACGGCCCGGGCCAACCGGGATGTCATGATCCTTGGCCCAGTTGATAAAATCGGCCACGATCAGGAAGTACCCGGAAAAGCCCATCTCCTGAATAACGCCGATCTCGTATTTGAGTCGTTCGTAATAGGTCTCTTCGAGCTCTTTGGAAACCTCACCCATCTCTTTGAGATGGGCCATGCGTGTTTCCATGCCGTCCCAGCAGGCCTGGGAAAAGACCGACTCCAGGGTTTCCCCTTCCTCAAGCGGAAAGATAGGGAAGTAGTGGTCGGAGAAATCAAGCTCCAGGTTGCAGCGCTCGGCCACCTCCAGGGTATTGGAGATGGACTCGGGGCAGTAGCTGAACTGGGCCGCCATCTCGTCGCCGGATTTGAAATAGAGTTCGTCGGTGTTGAATTTGAAGCGATTGGGATCGTTGATGGTTTTACCGGTCTGAATGCAGAGGAGTACCTCGTGGGCGTAGGATTCCTCTTTGGTCAGATAGTGGCAGTCGTTGGTCGCCACCACCTTGATCCCCAGTTCTTTGGACAGGGCAAGCAACCCCTTATTGGCGATGGCCTGTTCCGGCAGTCCGTTTTCCTGAATCTCGAAATAGAGGCGATCCCCAAAGACTTCCTGCAATTCGATGGCACGGGCGCGGGCGGTTTCCTCGTCGTTATGACTCAGACGCCAGGGAATCTCTCCCTTGAGACAGG
Coding sequences within it:
- the dnaE gene encoding DNA polymerase III subunit alpha; its protein translation is MSTPFVHLHVHSQYSMLDGAIRVGDLIHTAQDFGMGAVALTDHGAMYGALEFYEKAKKAGIKPLVGCEFYIAENGMHIHDRSAGHNFHLVALAMNETGYKNLMKLASLAQTEGFYYRPRIDRQTLYKYEEGLLVLTACLKGEIPWRLSHNDEETARARAIELQEVFGDRLYFEIQENGLPEQAIANKGLLALSKELGIKVVATNDCHYLTKEESYAHEVLLCIQTGKTINDPNRFKFNTDELYFKSGDEMAAQFSYCPESISNTLEVAERCNLELDFSDHYFPIFPLEEGETLESVFSQACWDGMETRMAHLKEMGEVSKELEETYYERLKYEIGVIQEMGFSGYFLIVADFINWAKDHDIPVGPGRGSGAGSIAAFCMSITDIDPIPYGLLFERFLNVERVSMPDFDVDFCKERRDEVIDYVRRRYGGDAHVAQIVAYGSMKARAVLRDVGRVLDIPLPVVDRIAKLVPEEMKITIKKAIDKEPRLREAMKDPDVRELLKISQTLEGLSRHKSTHAAGVVVSPEPMVEYLPVCVGPNKEILTQYAMKYTEKTGLIKFDFLGLKTLTVIDRALKLIKFDLDRDVDLKKIPMDDPKTYDLLCRGDSLGVFQLESDGMRELLIKMAPEQFTDLIALVALYRPGPLDSGMVDTFVETKHGRRPPDYPLPQIKEVLQETYGVIVYQEQVMKISNILAGYSLGDADILRRAMGKKIPEVMETERGKFMAGAKKLNVPEDKATYIFDLMAKFAGYGFNKSHSAAYALVAYQTAYLKAHYPSQFLAALLSCDYDNTDKVVKYINECRSMNIEVLPPDINESFKDFTVINDRVRFGLAAVKNVGGAALDSIIEERETNGHYRSLSDFASRIDSSKVNRKVIESLIKAGAFDSMGGKRAQYMAVLERCLEQAKAIQRDRLSGQMNLFAVGQSEEKQSEAVEVELPADIEEWPNLEKLAAEKETVGFFLTGHPLEGVMEDLQRSIDTDIAGVEKLSEDQMVRIGGLIASYKEHKSKKGDRMAFTTLEDMTGKIEVIVFPSTFAECSELLITDQPLVVLGTVQQGERGAKIIAQEVKTLSNALEKYTERAIITLRATHTSRQHMLELKELLYLHHGITPVLLTLHFDNRGEVDIQVLKDMSVRPSSELFHKITDLCGPRSLQVLMRQPEVRQRGNGKRRGKPSN